A window from Actinomycetospora corticicola encodes these proteins:
- a CDS encoding glycosyltransferase family 4 protein, giving the protein MSGLTNVARDVAEGLAARGWRVCVMASKHDPSLPNTEILNGVRVVRAPVLAKVGKGTLGINLTRLALREMRRSRVANLHLPLIEAGLLTRFAPIPVVSTYHCDVSLPPGMVNVAQREAVDRSNRSGLRRSVATVVTSEDYARQSRLWPEIAPHMVAIPPPCLPVAEAEPTYRRGDGFHVGFLGRIVEEKGVEHLVDAFLALDDPDARLLIGGDHSRIAGGSVVDRVRAHIGDDPRVELLGFVPDERLGEFYASIDVFALPSVNAFEAFGIVQVVGMLAGVPALVSDLPGVRLPVERTGFGRIAAPADVPALRDGLEALRDTPPDPAAGRAAAATNFSVDAVLDAYEAVFTKAAG; this is encoded by the coding sequence GTGTCGGGCCTGACCAACGTGGCCCGGGACGTGGCCGAGGGGTTGGCGGCACGCGGGTGGCGGGTGTGCGTCATGGCGAGCAAGCACGACCCGTCGCTGCCCAACACCGAGATCCTCAACGGGGTCCGGGTGGTGCGTGCCCCGGTGCTCGCCAAGGTCGGCAAGGGCACCCTCGGCATCAATCTCACCCGCCTCGCGCTGCGGGAGATGCGGCGCTCGCGCGTGGCGAACCTGCACCTGCCCCTCATCGAGGCCGGGCTGCTCACCCGCTTCGCGCCGATCCCGGTCGTCTCCACCTACCACTGCGACGTCAGCCTGCCGCCCGGCATGGTCAACGTCGCCCAGCGCGAGGCGGTCGACCGCTCGAACCGCTCCGGGCTCCGACGATCGGTCGCCACCGTCGTGACGAGCGAGGACTACGCGCGCCAGAGTCGGCTGTGGCCGGAGATCGCGCCGCACATGGTCGCGATCCCGCCGCCCTGCCTGCCCGTGGCCGAGGCCGAACCGACCTATCGCCGTGGCGACGGCTTCCACGTCGGCTTCCTGGGCCGGATCGTCGAGGAGAAGGGCGTCGAGCACCTCGTCGACGCGTTCCTGGCCCTCGACGACCCCGACGCCCGCCTTCTGATCGGCGGCGACCACAGTCGGATCGCGGGCGGTAGCGTCGTCGACCGCGTCCGCGCCCACATCGGTGACGACCCCCGGGTCGAGCTCCTCGGCTTCGTGCCCGACGAGCGGCTCGGCGAGTTCTACGCGTCGATCGACGTCTTCGCGCTGCCCTCGGTCAACGCCTTCGAGGCGTTCGGGATCGTCCAGGTCGTCGGCATGCTCGCCGGCGTCCCCGCGCTGGTGAGCGACCTCCCCGGGGTGCGGCTGCCCGTCGAGCGGACCGGGTTCGGCCGGATCGCGGCGCCCGCGGACGTCCCCGCCCTCCGCGACGGGCTCGAGGCCCTGCGCGACACCCCGCCGGACCCCGCGGCCGGTCGAGCCGCCGCGGCCACGAACTTCAGCGTCGACGCCGTGCTCGACGCCTACGAGGCGGTCTTCACCAAGGCCGCCGGCTGA
- a CDS encoding methyltransferase domain-containing protein: MTTDRDIDDVSRTWTKLGDEDPMWAVLTDKGKDKNRWEPADFLATGVEEIAALVERLDALGLRPGRGRAVDFGCGAGRLSHGLAQAGFEEVLGCDISPTMLAKARELVTDDACRFVQVMGTDLAAVETDSVDLVYSCRVLQHMPPALAHGYIREFWRVARPGAVVVFQMPTQPSSSLAGRVLSALPVSVARLLRRGMEMHGTPEPQVHRLVESLGARVVAADPDTSAGPRWDSRLYITTTA; this comes from the coding sequence GTGACCACCGACCGCGACATCGACGACGTCTCCCGTACCTGGACGAAGCTGGGCGACGAGGACCCGATGTGGGCGGTGCTCACGGACAAGGGCAAGGACAAGAACCGCTGGGAGCCGGCGGACTTCCTGGCCACCGGTGTCGAGGAGATCGCCGCCCTGGTCGAGCGTCTCGACGCGCTGGGGCTCCGGCCGGGACGGGGGCGCGCCGTCGACTTCGGCTGCGGCGCCGGGCGGCTCAGCCACGGCCTCGCGCAGGCCGGCTTCGAGGAGGTCCTCGGCTGCGACATCTCGCCGACGATGCTTGCCAAGGCCCGCGAACTCGTGACCGATGACGCCTGTCGGTTCGTGCAGGTGATGGGCACCGACCTCGCCGCGGTCGAGACCGACTCGGTCGACCTCGTCTACTCCTGCCGCGTCCTGCAGCACATGCCGCCGGCGCTGGCGCACGGCTACATCCGCGAGTTCTGGCGGGTGGCCAGGCCGGGCGCCGTGGTGGTCTTCCAGATGCCCACCCAGCCGTCGTCGTCCCTCGCCGGCCGCGTTCTCTCGGCCCTCCCGGTGTCGGTGGCCCGTCTGCTGCGCCGGGGGATGGAGATGCACGGGACCCCGGAGCCCCAGGTGCACCGCCTGGTCGAGTCGCTGGGCGCGCGCGTCGTCGCGGCCGACCCCGACACGAGCGCGGGCCCGCGCTGGGACAGCCGGCTCTACATCACGACGACGGCCTGA
- a CDS encoding arabinosyltransferase domain-containing protein: protein MTSTSQDTPAAGSSVVDDPPARPGGPAARSAGALLAAIGGVVAVVCAVLMPLLPVSVERPVISWPQQPGVPQSTNLGLTAQRPLELDVRFGCADVAAAAATPDGVVVATFRPGFPAAESAGLIASVRGDRLLVTTRGETLVDGPAAACDVAIHGDLGGVEARVDGAVVSRLPGTSQPDVDALVSSATTAPGLQVRLSPDDEFATSPTVLKLVVTVVLGLAVLAALAGLALLDREGASSGTDGRRRGPRLRRPAVVDLAVPVVMVVWTFIAPTTDDDGYYSAMAANVPFSGFVGNFYQLYDQAFTPYTWIYYALSWWQDLAGTSPVVLRLPALAFGLLTWFLVRAFTRPLLDGPVVSRVLPVVLGVAFLGWWLPYDMGVRPEAVVAASVMASAVALMIAVERERLLPMGLAVVAAGIGFTAGTTGFVALAPLLAAAPGCWRVLRSRGWRVALPAALGLLAAGGVVAVLAFADGSLRDFVRAQQIFRGLQYPESWSTEIVRWNYLFSDTAPMGNYAKRLPVLLTLLALVGFLLFLTAGRRGWPARLRFAGLNTLLGFLLLWMTPSKWTHHFGSLAGIGTVVLAGVLVLGPGLARGLADRPVRWPVGVGALVGLAFVVALAMNGANSWAYSWMLGMPHPTEPPQVSVVRFGSPVWWLLGAAIVTTGLAVVSRRRGTGLGSSSALVAVPVVATVALLVSLTYLLGSFGLAAVRTAGTYSPGADALRDPLASNCGAAQAVEALDPRTARALPALSGAVVTTGDAFTGGNWSPSSPPPVAGVPVWGSHRPGPDGATPPDGAGSGSVTTPWFALPPSTPADATSVYVAGRTGNGNELTAEYQVGGAVDRVDDLGQKRDGDAVDAREWRSVTLAPPAGATAVRLVVADESDDVGGWIAATAPVVQRWIPLLDLIPPGSATAVGWPTAFLFPCLRAPVQADGVNEPVSTVVTWGGDPLSGVADSAFLPQRGGLFVPSYRNSAVTQLSARFRDAPATVGIEVYTLRNPLPSGRYDLDRRSEVVPGWQAPPNTSFSVPVGPDAVVRP from the coding sequence TTGACCTCCACCTCGCAGGACACCCCGGCCGCCGGTTCGTCCGTCGTCGACGACCCGCCGGCCCGTCCCGGTGGACCTGCGGCCCGGTCGGCGGGCGCCCTGCTCGCCGCGATCGGCGGGGTGGTCGCGGTCGTCTGTGCGGTCCTGATGCCGCTGCTCCCGGTCTCGGTCGAGCGACCCGTGATCTCCTGGCCGCAGCAGCCCGGCGTGCCCCAGTCGACGAACCTCGGGCTCACCGCTCAGCGTCCGCTCGAGCTCGACGTCCGCTTCGGGTGCGCGGACGTCGCGGCCGCGGCCGCCACACCCGACGGCGTGGTCGTCGCGACCTTCCGGCCCGGCTTCCCCGCCGCCGAGAGCGCCGGCCTGATCGCCTCGGTCCGGGGCGACCGGCTCCTGGTGACGACGCGCGGGGAGACGCTCGTCGACGGGCCGGCGGCGGCGTGCGACGTCGCGATCCACGGCGACCTCGGCGGGGTCGAGGCCCGGGTGGACGGAGCGGTCGTCAGCCGGCTGCCCGGCACCTCGCAGCCCGACGTCGACGCCCTGGTCAGCTCGGCGACCACGGCCCCGGGACTCCAGGTGCGCCTGTCCCCGGACGACGAGTTCGCGACCTCGCCGACCGTCCTCAAGCTCGTCGTCACCGTGGTGCTGGGCCTCGCCGTCCTCGCGGCGCTCGCCGGACTGGCGCTGCTCGACCGCGAGGGCGCGTCGAGCGGCACCGACGGACGGCGCCGGGGACCACGGCTGCGCCGGCCCGCGGTGGTGGACCTCGCCGTCCCCGTCGTCATGGTGGTGTGGACGTTCATCGCGCCGACCACCGACGACGACGGCTACTACTCCGCCATGGCGGCCAACGTGCCGTTCTCGGGCTTCGTCGGGAACTTCTACCAGCTCTACGACCAGGCGTTCACGCCGTACACGTGGATCTACTACGCGCTCTCCTGGTGGCAGGACCTCGCCGGCACGAGCCCCGTCGTCCTCCGCCTGCCCGCGCTGGCGTTCGGCCTGCTGACCTGGTTCCTCGTCCGCGCCTTCACCCGACCGCTCCTCGACGGACCGGTCGTGTCGCGCGTCCTCCCCGTCGTCCTCGGCGTCGCCTTCCTGGGCTGGTGGCTCCCCTACGACATGGGGGTGCGACCCGAGGCCGTCGTCGCCGCGAGTGTCATGGCGAGCGCGGTCGCGCTGATGATCGCGGTGGAACGCGAGCGGCTCCTCCCCATGGGTCTCGCCGTCGTCGCGGCCGGCATCGGGTTCACCGCCGGGACCACCGGCTTCGTCGCGCTCGCGCCGCTCCTCGCGGCTGCCCCGGGCTGCTGGCGGGTGCTGCGCTCGCGCGGGTGGCGGGTCGCCCTGCCCGCCGCGCTCGGGCTGCTGGCGGCCGGTGGCGTGGTGGCCGTCCTGGCCTTCGCGGACGGCTCGCTGCGCGACTTCGTCCGCGCCCAGCAGATCTTCCGTGGCCTGCAGTACCCGGAGAGCTGGTCCACCGAGATCGTCCGCTGGAACTACCTCTTCAGCGACACCGCCCCGATGGGCAACTACGCCAAGCGGCTCCCGGTCCTGCTCACGCTCCTCGCGCTCGTCGGGTTCCTGCTCTTCCTGACGGCGGGGCGGCGCGGCTGGCCGGCCCGGCTGCGGTTCGCCGGGCTCAACACCCTGCTGGGGTTCCTGCTGCTGTGGATGACCCCGAGCAAGTGGACCCACCACTTCGGCTCGCTGGCCGGGATCGGCACCGTGGTCCTGGCGGGCGTCCTCGTCCTCGGGCCCGGGTTGGCCCGGGGCCTCGCCGACCGACCCGTCCGGTGGCCGGTCGGGGTCGGGGCGCTGGTCGGGCTGGCGTTCGTCGTCGCCCTCGCGATGAACGGGGCCAACTCCTGGGCCTACTCGTGGATGCTCGGGATGCCCCACCCCACCGAGCCGCCCCAGGTGTCCGTCGTCCGGTTCGGGTCGCCGGTGTGGTGGCTGCTCGGTGCGGCGATCGTGACGACGGGCCTCGCCGTCGTCTCCCGGCGGCGCGGGACGGGACTGGGGAGCAGCTCGGCCCTCGTCGCCGTGCCCGTGGTCGCGACGGTCGCGCTGCTGGTCTCGCTGACCTACCTGCTCGGCAGCTTCGGGTTGGCGGCCGTGCGGACGGCCGGCACGTACTCGCCCGGCGCCGATGCTCTCCGCGATCCCCTCGCGAGCAACTGCGGCGCGGCGCAGGCCGTCGAGGCCCTCGATCCGCGGACCGCGCGCGCCCTGCCCGCGCTCTCGGGGGCCGTGGTGACGACCGGCGACGCGTTCACCGGCGGCAACTGGTCGCCGTCCAGCCCACCGCCGGTGGCCGGCGTCCCGGTCTGGGGGAGCCACCGCCCCGGGCCGGACGGGGCGACCCCGCCCGACGGTGCGGGTTCCGGAAGCGTCACGACCCCGTGGTTCGCGTTGCCGCCGTCCACCCCGGCCGACGCGACGTCCGTCTACGTCGCCGGCCGCACCGGGAACGGCAACGAGTTGACGGCCGAGTACCAGGTCGGCGGCGCCGTCGACCGGGTCGACGACCTGGGTCAGAAGCGCGATGGCGACGCCGTCGACGCCCGCGAGTGGCGGTCGGTGACGCTCGCGCCCCCGGCCGGTGCGACGGCGGTCCGGCTGGTCGTCGCCGACGAGTCGGACGACGTGGGCGGGTGGATCGCGGCCACCGCCCCGGTCGTCCAGCGCTGGATCCCACTGCTCGACCTGATCCCACCCGGGTCGGCGACGGCGGTCGGCTGGCCGACCGCATTCCTGTTCCCGTGTCTCCGCGCCCCGGTCCAGGCGGACGGTGTCAACGAGCCGGTGTCCACGGTGGTCACCTGGGGCGGGGACCCGCTGTCCGGGGTCGCCGACAGCGCGTTCCTCCCCCAGCGGGGCGGACTGTTCGTGCCGAGCTACCGCAACTCCGCGGTCACCCAGCTCTCGGCCCGGTTCCGCGACGCGCCCGCCACCGTCGGTATCGAGGTCTACACCCTGCGGAACCCGCTGCCGTCCGGCCGCTACGACCTCGACCGACGCTCCGAGGTGGTGCCGGGCTGGCAGGCGCCGCCGAACACGTCGTTCTCCGTGCCCGTCGGCCCGGACGCCGTCGTCCGGCCCTGA
- a CDS encoding arabinofuranosyltransferase, whose protein sequence is MIPIDVAEPAPRTAVRSVILHAGGLVAAGATCVVLLALLGRLRLPFPTYAGVAVAATASAVLVAVLVWLGSAERRARSAVATVGVPALLAALVTLWLGLLLQGTRWYLGGISIDQSFRTQILTRFASTPALVDMNYVDLPSYYPAAWFWLGGRLADLGGIPGWAFYKPWSILTLCVAAWAASVAWRLVVSPARAVLVALATAVVGLGVSAAEPYAWLLVAPMPAVAILVWRAVRADDAGHRPAALAGGGVFLGVAAMTYSLHAGFFGVFVVLAAVVPTRGRRIATMVPRLARAGLVVLIGLALALVVWAPYVLAVLSGDPTRSYAQRYLPSDGAFWSLPMLQPTPLGALCLVGLIGIVLGWTTRARLARPLGVLALLVLAWFALTVPLLLVGQTSLAFRLAPVIELVLVCAGVLTAIDLALRVRDHRPEVRAAGGVLAALVLFAAAQGAISPDSGPVAEAYVDPYPTGATPTGGVDRSRIDAWTPELLAAVHAATATPATDLVTLGGPTQFYVAEPFHGFQQSTPHYANPLAQYEDRNEEIRSWAGAADAAELVRRLDASPWPAPRVFVLLRQPDGSGTTRLVEDVFPATPNVAFTTASFPARLFASPAFTVRDVGPYLVAVRR, encoded by the coding sequence GTGATCCCGATCGACGTCGCAGAGCCCGCTCCGCGGACCGCGGTACGCAGCGTGATCCTGCACGCGGGTGGCCTGGTCGCCGCGGGCGCGACGTGCGTCGTCCTCCTCGCTCTGCTCGGCCGGCTGCGGCTGCCCTTCCCCACCTACGCCGGGGTCGCCGTCGCCGCGACGGCGAGCGCGGTGCTCGTGGCCGTGCTCGTGTGGCTCGGATCCGCCGAGCGGCGGGCGCGCTCCGCCGTCGCGACCGTCGGGGTCCCGGCCCTGCTCGCCGCCCTGGTGACCCTCTGGCTCGGGCTGCTGCTGCAGGGGACCCGCTGGTACCTCGGCGGGATCTCGATCGACCAGAGCTTCCGGACGCAGATCCTCACGCGCTTCGCCTCGACGCCCGCCCTGGTCGACATGAACTACGTCGACCTCCCGTCGTACTACCCGGCGGCCTGGTTCTGGCTGGGCGGACGTCTCGCGGACCTCGGCGGCATCCCGGGCTGGGCCTTCTACAAGCCCTGGTCGATCCTCACGCTCTGCGTGGCCGCGTGGGCCGCGTCCGTGGCGTGGCGGCTCGTGGTGTCGCCGGCCCGCGCGGTGCTCGTCGCCCTGGCCACGGCCGTCGTCGGGCTCGGGGTGTCCGCTGCCGAGCCCTACGCGTGGCTGCTCGTCGCCCCGATGCCCGCCGTCGCGATCCTCGTGTGGCGGGCGGTCCGCGCCGACGACGCCGGTCACCGGCCCGCGGCGCTCGCGGGCGGTGGCGTGTTCCTCGGGGTCGCCGCGATGACGTACTCGCTGCACGCGGGCTTCTTCGGGGTCTTCGTGGTGCTCGCGGCCGTCGTCCCGACCCGCGGTCGACGGATCGCCACGATGGTGCCGCGGCTCGCGCGGGCCGGGCTCGTCGTCCTGATCGGACTGGCGCTCGCCCTGGTCGTCTGGGCGCCCTACGTCCTGGCGGTCCTGTCCGGCGACCCGACCCGCAGCTACGCCCAGCGCTACCTGCCCTCGGACGGGGCCTTCTGGTCCCTGCCGATGCTGCAGCCGACCCCGCTCGGGGCGCTCTGCCTCGTCGGGCTGATCGGGATCGTGCTCGGGTGGACGACCCGGGCACGGCTCGCGCGCCCGCTCGGCGTGCTGGCGCTGCTCGTCCTCGCCTGGTTCGCCCTCACGGTCCCGCTCCTGCTGGTGGGACAGACGAGTCTCGCCTTCCGGCTCGCCCCGGTCATCGAGCTCGTCCTGGTCTGCGCCGGGGTGCTGACGGCGATCGACCTCGCCCTGCGTGTGCGGGACCACCGACCCGAGGTGCGGGCCGCCGGAGGGGTCCTCGCCGCCCTGGTGCTGTTCGCCGCGGCCCAGGGGGCGATCTCGCCGGACAGCGGCCCGGTCGCCGAGGCCTACGTCGACCCCTACCCGACCGGGGCGACCCCGACCGGCGGCGTCGACCGCTCGCGCATCGACGCCTGGACCCCGGAGCTCCTGGCCGCGGTGCACGCGGCGACCGCCACTCCGGCGACGGACCTGGTGACGCTCGGCGGACCGACCCAGTTCTACGTCGCGGAGCCCTTCCACGGCTTCCAGCAGTCCACCCCGCACTACGCGAACCCGCTCGCGCAGTACGAGGACCGCAACGAGGAGATCCGCTCCTGGGCGGGCGCCGCCGACGCGGCGGAGCTCGTGCGTCGGCTCGACGCGTCGCCCTGGCCCGCGCCGCGCGTGTTCGTGCTGCTCCGTCAACCCGACGGGTCGGGGACCACCCGGCTGGTCGAGGACGTGTTCCCCGCGACGCCCAATGTCGCGTTCACGACGGCGAGCTTCCCGGCGCGGCTCTTCGCGTCCCCGGCGTTCACGGTCCGCGACGTCGGGCCCTACCTCGTGGCCGTCCGCCGCTGA
- a CDS encoding glycosyltransferase, translating to MTDLQTATRTPGHASAPAGRLVVQRGLFSGPTADIPDEMYVEVAAGHAERRRGHVRVGAFARVSTNTYFGRFPAAYWQRWTTARTVRFEGRVSGAGRVLLRASDTNGVPRTIAVHDAEAEEIRLEARLDRFLDGGGLWVEVVTDDTELLLRDARWTVDAPPTRRHTSIVICTHNRADDCAATLTALAGDPAATALVDEIIVVDQGTDPVESRPAFAAVSETLGAQLRYIRQPNLGGSGGFTRGLHEVVTRAGNLPTDALFMDDDVRCEPEVVVRLSTFAQYTAHPTIVGAQMLNLLHPTQVLAGAEYAVLEDLTNGHVSPGAVGESDVTAYLPDGTKNVQDRRVDAGYTGWWSCLIPVEVTRTMGYPLPLFFQWDDVEYSYRGRAYGFPTVTLPGAGLWHADFPWKDWDDWHRYFNLRNAMITSALHSGFPVRHVAATLGELLGRYLLSMNYGLAATLIRAVEDFLAGPEVLHDGGVDATARIRAERSAYGETVMHPISEAPALGTAQMPVVRAGGKPTRMKAVWAKRIVQQVTGRVPFHEGLVGSGEAHWWHVALFDRVAVTDAGQAGVRVRQRDPERLKRLGRDGAKVLWRLVREGDGVAARWRAATPELTGAGNWRRLFGIG from the coding sequence GTGACGGACCTGCAGACCGCAACGAGGACGCCCGGGCATGCGTCCGCTCCGGCCGGGCGGCTCGTCGTGCAACGGGGTCTGTTCAGCGGGCCGACCGCCGACATCCCCGACGAGATGTACGTCGAGGTCGCCGCCGGCCACGCCGAGCGCCGCCGCGGGCACGTCCGGGTGGGGGCCTTCGCCCGCGTCTCCACCAACACCTACTTCGGCCGCTTCCCCGCCGCCTACTGGCAGCGGTGGACCACCGCGCGCACCGTGCGCTTCGAGGGCCGGGTCAGCGGCGCCGGGCGAGTGCTGCTGCGGGCCTCGGACACCAACGGCGTCCCGCGCACGATCGCGGTGCACGACGCCGAGGCCGAGGAGATCCGCCTCGAGGCCCGGCTCGACCGCTTCCTCGACGGCGGCGGCCTCTGGGTCGAGGTCGTCACCGACGACACCGAGCTCCTGCTGCGCGACGCCCGCTGGACCGTCGACGCCCCGCCGACCCGGCGGCACACCAGCATCGTCATCTGCACCCACAACCGTGCGGACGACTGCGCCGCGACCCTCACCGCGCTCGCCGGGGACCCCGCGGCCACCGCGCTGGTCGACGAGATCATCGTCGTCGACCAGGGCACCGATCCCGTGGAGAGCCGTCCCGCCTTCGCTGCGGTGAGCGAGACCCTGGGGGCCCAGCTCCGGTACATCCGGCAGCCCAACCTCGGTGGCTCCGGCGGCTTCACGCGCGGCCTGCACGAGGTCGTGACCCGGGCCGGGAACCTCCCGACCGACGCCCTCTTCATGGACGACGACGTGCGGTGCGAGCCCGAGGTCGTCGTCCGCCTCTCGACCTTCGCGCAGTACACGGCGCACCCGACGATCGTCGGCGCGCAGATGCTCAACCTGCTGCATCCCACCCAGGTGCTGGCCGGCGCCGAGTACGCCGTGCTCGAGGACCTGACCAACGGCCACGTGTCCCCGGGCGCGGTCGGGGAGTCCGACGTGACCGCGTACCTGCCGGACGGCACGAAGAACGTCCAGGACCGCCGGGTCGACGCGGGCTACACCGGCTGGTGGTCGTGCCTCATCCCGGTCGAGGTCACGCGGACCATGGGCTATCCGCTGCCGCTGTTCTTCCAGTGGGACGACGTCGAGTACAGCTACCGCGGCCGCGCCTACGGCTTCCCGACGGTGACGCTGCCCGGCGCCGGCCTGTGGCACGCCGACTTCCCGTGGAAGGACTGGGACGACTGGCACCGCTACTTCAACCTGCGTAACGCCATGATCACCTCGGCGCTGCACAGCGGGTTCCCGGTGCGGCACGTCGCGGCGACCCTCGGTGAACTGCTGGGGCGCTACCTGCTCTCGATGAACTACGGGCTCGCCGCGACCCTGATCCGCGCGGTCGAGGACTTCCTCGCCGGCCCGGAGGTGCTGCACGACGGCGGGGTCGACGCGACCGCGCGGATCCGGGCGGAGCGGTCGGCGTACGGGGAGACGGTCATGCACCCGATCTCCGAGGCGCCGGCGCTCGGGACCGCCCAGATGCCCGTCGTCCGCGCCGGCGGCAAGCCGACCCGGATGAAGGCCGTGTGGGCCAAGCGCATCGTCCAGCAGGTGACCGGTCGGGTGCCGTTCCACGAGGGACTCGTCGGCTCCGGCGAGGCGCACTGGTGGCACGTGGCCCTCTTCGACCGGGTCGCGGTCACCGACGCCGGGCAGGCAGGCGTCCGCGTGCGGCAACGCGACCCCGAGCGTCTGAAGCGGCTCGGCCGCGACGGCGCGAAGGTGCTGTGGCGCCTCGTGCGCGAGGGCGACGGGGTCGCCGCCCGCTGGCGGGCCGCGACGCCGGAGCTGACCGGTGCCGGCAACTGGCGCCGGCTGTTCGGCATCGGCTGA
- a CDS encoding class I SAM-dependent methyltransferase, which translates to MEPLHRRARHALRVRLIEAIQDAVTPLVADLRRDQNRRFEELSAQVQDLRDALHDREVRDRRDMLAAGEREAVESSAAFVREAMTGARTFPEPRQTLAHALSLAPSGGMALEFGVYSGRTLSQIAAARPGTEVYGFDSFEGLPEDWRAGFRAGTFAVDALPEVEGAELVVGWFSETLPDFLATHPGPVDLLHLDADLYSSTTTALELVGPRLRPGSVVVFDEYLNHPGWQDGEHRAWREFVAAHDVEFVYEAFTHDSEQVVVVITGIRQVEAPTARRTSGTGGQA; encoded by the coding sequence GTGGAGCCCCTGCACCGACGCGCCCGGCACGCCCTCCGCGTCCGCCTGATCGAGGCGATCCAGGACGCCGTGACCCCCCTGGTCGCGGACCTGCGGCGCGACCAGAACCGGCGCTTCGAGGAGCTCTCCGCGCAGGTGCAGGACCTCCGCGACGCGCTGCACGACAGGGAGGTCCGGGACCGGCGCGACATGCTCGCGGCGGGCGAGCGGGAGGCGGTGGAGTCGAGCGCCGCGTTCGTCCGGGAGGCCATGACGGGCGCGCGGACGTTCCCGGAGCCCCGTCAGACGCTCGCGCACGCGCTGTCGCTCGCGCCGAGCGGCGGGATGGCCCTGGAGTTCGGCGTCTACAGCGGGCGGACCCTGAGCCAGATCGCCGCGGCCCGCCCGGGGACCGAGGTCTACGGGTTCGACTCCTTCGAGGGCCTGCCGGAGGACTGGCGGGCCGGCTTCCGCGCGGGGACCTTCGCCGTCGACGCGCTGCCGGAGGTCGAGGGCGCCGAACTCGTCGTCGGGTGGTTCTCCGAGACCCTCCCCGACTTCCTCGCCACCCACCCGGGCCCGGTGGACCTGCTCCACCTCGACGCCGATCTCTACTCCTCCACGACGACCGCGCTCGAGCTGGTCGGGCCGCGTCTGCGGCCGGGCTCGGTCGTCGTCTTCGACGAGTACCTCAACCACCCGGGCTGGCAGGACGGCGAGCACCGGGCCTGGCGCGAGTTCGTCGCCGCGCACGACGTGGAGTTCGTCTACGAGGCGTTCACCCACGACAGCGAGCAGGTCGTCGTGGTGATCACCGGGATCCGGCAGGTCGAGGCGCCGACCGCGCGACGGACCTCCGGCACCGGCGGCCAGGCCTGA